A single region of the Nicotiana sylvestris chromosome 6, ASM39365v2, whole genome shotgun sequence genome encodes:
- the LOC138871925 gene encoding uncharacterized protein — translation MTDPEDHVNYYVTAVKGNDLAKEQVSSILLKMFGETLTGGALTWHSQLLACSTETFKEMTDKFEMAHARAKKAEARVNDIFAIKQSPEERLRDFLARFNRVRMALPNESEGMVVAAFQNRLNKYEIIYALEKLSPKVKWPQKMRFNPNTRKSNALCKFHQERGHKIEDYIALRQEVVNMIHQGHLKELLSDRGKVDFARGCEQHQGTPKPPSPTHTIQMIIGGGDDMSINCVKFTMTHKLKWSITHERYDELEESIIFDKSDTHNLVFPHYDALVITLRLLDIDVRRIMVDDGT, via the exons ATGACCGACCCTGAAGATCATGTGAATTACTATGTCActgcagtaaagggcaacgacctcgccaaagaacaagtatcctccaTCCTGTTGAAAATGTTTGGTGAAACCCTTACCGGAGGTGCATTAACTTGGCATTCACAGCTGCTCGCGTGCTCCACTGAAACCTTCAAAGAGATGACCGACAAATTTGAAATGGCCCATGCCAGAGCTAAAAAGGCGGAGGCAAGAGTGAACGATATATTTGCCATTAAACAATCACCCGAAGAGAGACTGAGGGACTTCCTAGCTCGATTCAATCGTGTAAGGATGGCCTTACCAAATGAATCAGAAGGCATGGTTGTAGCAGCTTTCCAAAATAGGCTGAACAAATACG AGATAATCTACGCGTTGGAGAAACTCAGCCCAAAAGTGAAGTGGCCACAAAAGATGAGGTTCAACCCAAACACCAGAAAGTCAAACGCCCTCTGCAAATTCCACCAGGAACGAGGTCATAAAATCGAGGACTACATCGCTCTAAGGCAGGAGGTCGTAAACATGATTCACCAAGGGCACTTGAAAGAGCTGCTAAGCGATCGAGGAAAGGTTGACTTTGCCCGAGGATGTGAACAACACCAGGGGACACCAAAACCACCTTCACCAACTCATACCATCCAAATGATCATCGGAGGCGGCGATGACATGTCAATCAACTGCGTAAAGTTCACCATGACCCACAAACTCAAATGGTCGATCACTCATGAACGGTATGAcgaactcgaagaaagtatcatctttgATAAGTCGGATACCCACAATTTGgttttccctcactatgatgccctCGTTATCACTTTACGATTATTAGATATAGATGTAAGACGCATTATGGTGGACGATGGGACATGA